Proteins from a genomic interval of Gordonia sp. SL306:
- a CDS encoding DEAD/DEAH box helicase, translated as MSAAPGSVLTPVADEDTAFETFTDWWNDRGIELYPHQEESLLELVAGSNVILATPTGSGKSLVAAGAIHFARCRGERVYYTAPIKALVSEKFFELCAMFGAASVGLVTGDAAVNADAPIVCATAEIVANLALRDGSRSDIGTLVADEFHYYGEADRGWAWQVPLIELPHTQFLLMSATLGDVSFFVDDLQRRTGRPTSAITGTDRPVPLEHTYAMTPIHETIENLISAGRAPVYVVHFTQASAVERAQALLSAKIADKAEKALIAEAIGDFRFHTGFGATLSKLLRSGIGVHHAGMLPRYRRLVERLAQQGLLKVVAGTDTLGVGINVPIRTVLFAGLSKYDGTRVRRLRAREFHQIAGRAGRAGFDSVGYVVVQAPEHDVDNARAVAKAGDDPKKLRKLVRKKPPEGFVSWGEKTFTQLIDAPDEPLRSHFRMTTAILMEVLARPGDCFVALRHLLEENHEPRNRQLRHIRHTIELYRGLRDSGIVVQLDAPDADGKNVAMSVDMPENFALTNPLSSFALAAFEILDPDSETYSLDVLSILESTLEDPRPLLFAQRKVARDAAIAEMKSDGVEYEERMARLEEITWPRPLADEIEFAFGVYRRGHPWVSSYPPSPKSVLREMLERSMTFTELISQYGLARSEGVLLRYLSDCYRVLRQGLPTAVSTPEVVEITDRVGAMVREVDSSLVDEWEQLSQAGME; from the coding sequence GTGAGCGCGGCACCGGGGTCGGTCCTGACCCCGGTCGCCGACGAGGACACCGCATTCGAGACGTTCACCGACTGGTGGAATGACCGCGGCATCGAGCTCTACCCGCACCAGGAAGAGTCTCTTCTCGAACTCGTCGCCGGCAGCAATGTGATCCTGGCGACTCCCACCGGGTCCGGCAAATCCCTCGTCGCTGCCGGCGCGATCCATTTCGCGCGTTGCCGCGGCGAGCGGGTGTACTACACGGCACCCATCAAGGCGTTGGTGAGCGAGAAGTTCTTCGAGTTGTGTGCGATGTTCGGCGCGGCGTCGGTTGGCCTGGTCACCGGTGACGCCGCCGTCAACGCCGATGCCCCGATCGTGTGTGCCACGGCCGAGATCGTCGCGAATCTCGCACTCCGGGACGGATCGCGCAGCGACATCGGCACTCTCGTCGCCGACGAGTTCCATTACTACGGCGAGGCCGATCGGGGCTGGGCGTGGCAGGTGCCTCTCATCGAACTTCCGCACACGCAGTTCCTGTTGATGTCGGCGACGCTTGGTGACGTCTCATTCTTCGTCGACGACCTGCAGCGGCGCACCGGACGCCCGACGTCGGCGATCACCGGTACCGATCGGCCGGTGCCGCTCGAGCACACGTACGCGATGACGCCGATTCACGAGACCATCGAGAACCTGATCTCCGCGGGACGCGCGCCCGTCTACGTGGTGCACTTCACCCAGGCCTCCGCGGTGGAACGTGCCCAGGCACTGTTGTCGGCCAAGATCGCCGACAAGGCCGAGAAGGCACTCATCGCCGAGGCCATCGGCGATTTCCGCTTCCACACCGGCTTCGGTGCGACACTGTCCAAACTCCTGCGGTCCGGCATCGGGGTGCACCACGCGGGTATGCTGCCGCGTTACCGTCGGCTCGTGGAACGTCTTGCGCAACAAGGACTTCTCAAGGTCGTCGCCGGTACCGATACCCTCGGAGTCGGCATCAACGTGCCCATCCGCACCGTGCTGTTCGCGGGGTTGAGCAAGTACGACGGCACCCGGGTCCGACGTCTTCGCGCGCGTGAATTCCACCAGATCGCCGGGCGAGCGGGCCGCGCCGGATTCGACAGCGTCGGCTATGTGGTGGTCCAGGCGCCCGAGCACGACGTCGACAACGCGCGGGCGGTGGCAAAGGCGGGCGACGATCCCAAGAAACTCCGCAAACTGGTCCGGAAGAAACCGCCGGAGGGTTTCGTGTCCTGGGGCGAGAAGACCTTCACCCAACTCATCGATGCACCCGACGAGCCCCTGCGGTCGCATTTCCGGATGACCACGGCAATCCTGATGGAGGTACTGGCACGGCCCGGTGACTGTTTCGTGGCGCTGCGGCATCTCCTCGAGGAGAACCACGAGCCGCGCAACCGGCAACTCCGCCACATCCGGCACACCATCGAGCTGTATCGAGGACTTCGCGACTCCGGCATCGTCGTCCAGCTCGATGCTCCCGACGCAGACGGCAAGAATGTCGCGATGTCGGTGGACATGCCGGAGAACTTCGCCCTCACCAATCCACTCTCGTCGTTCGCGTTGGCCGCATTCGAGATCCTCGACCCCGACTCCGAAACATACTCACTGGATGTGCTCTCGATCCTCGAGTCGACGCTCGAGGATCCGCGACCGCTGCTGTTCGCACAACGCAAGGTCGCGCGCGACGCGGCGATCGCCGAGATGAAGTCGGACGGCGTCGAGTACGAGGAGCGTATGGCCCGGCTCGAGGAGATCACCTGGCCCCGACCGCTCGCCGATGAGATCGAGTTCGCGTTCGGCGTCTACCGTCGCGGACATCCCTGGGTGTCGTCGTATCCGCCGTCGCCGAAGTCGGTGCTCCGCGAGATGCTCGAGCGGTCGATGACGTTCACCGAACTCATCTCCCAATACGGATTGGCCCGCAGCGAGGGAGTTCTCCTGCGATACCTGTCCGATTGCTATCGAGTTCTGAGACAAGGCCTTCCGACTGCGGTCAGCACCCCGGAGGTCGTCGAGATCACCGACCGGGTCGGGGCGATGGTCCGCGAGGTCGACTCCAGCCTGGTCGACGAATGGGAGCAACTCAGCCAGGCGGGTATGGAATAG
- a CDS encoding PAC2 family protein, with amino-acid sequence MDERPAENSSLYSLEFPAPQVSNDEGTGPVLLHALEGFADAGHAVALAARHLRDAFDSELVATFSTDELIDYRSRRPTITFSGDKFTDVEMPSLTMHAIRDTAGRPFLLLAGSEPDLRWEQFVEAVRRLAERFGVTDVIGLNAIPMAVPHTRPPSITAHGDDPDRLGDLPRWGSEMKLPASASMLLELRMGEHDHRAAGLSVHVPHYLSQTDYPAASARLLDAVGELTGLQLPVAALENAAEKVRLQVDNEVSGNAEIESVVAALETQYDTFTQAQQERASLLAAEEDLPSGDELGAELERFLAEQVRDSGNPDGGDPGAPDDGAGGPPSPM; translated from the coding sequence ATGGACGAGCGGCCCGCCGAGAACAGTTCGCTGTACTCGCTGGAGTTCCCCGCGCCCCAGGTCTCGAACGACGAGGGCACCGGACCGGTGCTGCTCCACGCCCTCGAGGGGTTTGCGGACGCAGGACACGCTGTCGCGCTGGCAGCACGGCATCTGCGCGATGCGTTCGATTCCGAACTGGTTGCGACATTTTCCACCGATGAGTTGATCGATTACCGGTCGCGCCGACCGACGATCACCTTCAGCGGCGACAAGTTCACCGATGTGGAGATGCCGTCACTGACGATGCATGCGATCCGCGACACCGCGGGCCGACCGTTTCTCTTGCTCGCCGGTTCGGAGCCCGACCTGCGCTGGGAACAGTTCGTCGAGGCGGTGCGCCGGCTTGCCGAGCGCTTCGGGGTGACCGACGTCATCGGTCTCAACGCCATCCCGATGGCCGTCCCGCACACCCGCCCGCCGTCGATCACCGCACACGGCGACGACCCGGACCGGCTCGGCGACCTCCCGCGCTGGGGATCGGAGATGAAGCTCCCGGCCAGCGCGTCGATGTTGCTGGAATTGCGGATGGGTGAACACGATCACCGCGCCGCGGGCCTGTCCGTCCACGTACCGCACTACTTGTCGCAGACCGACTACCCGGCGGCCTCCGCCCGGCTGCTCGACGCCGTCGGCGAGCTGACCGGCCTGCAGTTGCCGGTCGCCGCCCTGGAGAACGCAGCGGAGAAGGTCCGTCTACAGGTCGACAACGAGGTGTCGGGCAACGCCGAGATCGAGTCGGTCGTGGCGGCGCTCGAGACGCAGTACGACACCTTCACGCAGGCCCAGCAGGAACGAGCGTCCTTGCTGGCAGCGGAAGAGGACCTCCCGAGCGGTGACGAACTCGGTGCCGAACTCGAACGCTTCCTCGCGGAGCAGGTTCGCGACAGCGGTAATCCAGATGGCGGCGATCCGGGTGCCCCGGACGACGGTGCAGGCGGTCCCCCATCCCCGATGTGA
- a CDS encoding DUF4192 domain-containing protein, which translates to MSASIDSRSLSSSALLTAVPGLLGFIPDRSFILIAFGDDPHVVRTAMRHDLVLDESGEIVPALKSVFGDLAEVCVRNEIRDVVAVVADDRHPAGDDRYRRICAIADRRFAEIGGIAAGFVVPEFTDGARWQRIWDPRPPTARPMSTPPIARSASPRGRLGNPHTSPTAVHHAVATGRRVLARRSDMVAMLAPLDHCTGDHRDASQGEAGPASDAGLLRGVVEQVISTMPTPTGEVDRPRELDCATVTMLGTALTRLPVRDAALALAVTDLRHAAEMLWRELARRLTGSQRASAATLLAHLHYINGEGGYAGVALDCALAADPGWSLAVLLDSALRGGMPPRMLRAMLDDSYEIAHSLGVPMPAPTPELEAG; encoded by the coding sequence ATGTCTGCATCCATTGATTCCCGGTCCCTGTCATCATCTGCACTGCTGACGGCCGTGCCGGGTCTGCTCGGCTTCATCCCCGATCGTTCCTTCATCCTGATCGCATTCGGCGACGACCCGCACGTGGTCCGGACGGCGATGCGTCACGACCTCGTCCTCGACGAGAGCGGAGAGATCGTCCCGGCCCTGAAATCGGTGTTCGGCGATCTCGCAGAGGTGTGCGTACGCAACGAGATCCGTGATGTCGTCGCCGTCGTCGCCGACGATCGTCACCCGGCAGGCGACGATCGATATCGCCGGATCTGTGCCATCGCCGATCGCCGATTCGCCGAGATCGGCGGGATTGCAGCGGGGTTCGTGGTGCCGGAGTTCACCGACGGGGCGCGTTGGCAGCGGATCTGGGACCCACGCCCACCGACTGCCCGGCCGATGTCCACGCCGCCGATCGCACGGTCGGCGTCGCCCCGCGGTCGGCTGGGCAACCCACACACGAGCCCGACCGCCGTTCACCACGCGGTCGCCACGGGCAGGCGGGTGCTCGCCCGCCGCTCGGACATGGTGGCGATGCTCGCGCCTCTCGACCATTGCACCGGTGATCACCGCGACGCGAGCCAGGGCGAGGCCGGCCCCGCGAGCGATGCCGGGCTGCTGCGGGGCGTCGTCGAGCAGGTCATCTCCACGATGCCGACGCCGACGGGCGAGGTGGACCGACCACGCGAGCTCGACTGCGCGACGGTGACGATGCTCGGTACCGCGCTCACCCGGCTGCCGGTCCGGGACGCGGCACTCGCCCTCGCGGTGACCGATCTACGGCATGCCGCCGAGATGTTGTGGCGGGAGCTGGCGCGGCGACTGACCGGCTCGCAGCGGGCGAGTGCGGCAACGCTCCTGGCGCATCTGCACTACATCAACGGGGAGGGAGGATATGCCGGTGTCGCGCTCGACTGCGCGCTTGCGGCCGACCCGGGATGGTCGTTGGCCGTGCTGCTCGACAGCGCGCTCCGCGGCGGCATGCCACCACGGATGCTGCGGGCCATGCTCGACGACAGTTACGAGATCGCGCACTCCCTCGGGGTTCCGATGCCTGCGCCGACACCGGAGCTCGAGGCAGGCTGA
- a CDS encoding metal-dependent transcriptional regulator, whose product MNDLVDTTEMYLRTIYDLEEEGIVPLRARIAERLEQSGPTVSQTVARMERDGLLHVAGDRHLELTDRGRDLAVAVMRKHRLAERLLVDVIGMPWDQVHEEACRWEHVMSENVERRLLTVLDNPTTSPYGNPIPGLELLGAEQAPLTDGATRLSDLPQGDPVVVIVRRLSEHAQSDHELISELRDAGVVPNARVTVTINREKAMVNSPGHDGLELSEEMAHSVFVDKV is encoded by the coding sequence GTGAACGATCTGGTTGACACCACAGAGATGTACTTGCGGACGATCTACGACCTCGAAGAAGAAGGGATCGTCCCCCTCCGCGCACGCATCGCCGAACGGTTGGAGCAGAGCGGTCCGACCGTGTCGCAGACGGTGGCCCGGATGGAACGTGACGGCCTCCTGCATGTCGCAGGCGACCGGCACCTGGAGCTCACCGATCGAGGCCGTGACCTGGCCGTCGCCGTGATGCGCAAGCATCGCCTGGCCGAGCGACTGCTGGTCGACGTCATCGGGATGCCCTGGGACCAGGTCCACGAGGAGGCCTGCCGCTGGGAGCACGTGATGAGCGAGAACGTCGAGCGGCGACTGCTGACCGTTCTCGACAACCCGACCACCTCCCCCTACGGCAACCCGATTCCCGGGCTCGAACTGCTGGGCGCCGAGCAGGCCCCCCTGACCGACGGCGCCACCCGGCTCTCCGACCTGCCCCAGGGTGACCCCGTCGTCGTGATCGTGCGCCGGCTGTCCGAACACGCCCAGTCCGATCATGAGTTGATCAGCGAACTGCGCGATGCAGGCGTGGTGCCCAATGCCCGTGTGACGGTCACGATCAATCGTGAGAAGGCGATGGTCAACTCACCGGGCCACGACGGCCTGGAGCTGTCCGAGGAGATGGCCCACTCGGTCTTCGTCGACAAGGTGTGA
- a CDS encoding acetoin utilization protein AcuC, translated as MTRTTSDEAAAVIWSEDFLSYKWAHTHPMNPVRLALTMTLAQSLGVLDGVDSRAPLDIDDSALTVVHSTDYVDAVRAVGSGTASLSGPLLERLFGLGDSDNPVFDGMHEAARLLVGGTLAAAQAVASGSVRRAVNIGGGMHHAMKARAAGFCIYNDCAIAIRWLLENGYDRIAYVDIDAHHGDGVQVEFAADPRVLTVSLHQHPATLWPGTGWPTEVGEGDAQGSAVNVALMPDVTDRLWLRAFHAVVPSVLEEFRPQILISQCGVDSHRADPLTDLALTVDGQRAAMQAMRGFADKYCDGRWIAVGGGGYGVVNVVPRSWAHLIGIVLGRDVDVDTTIDESWCATAEQIAEQVHSDYSQAPVTVMGDGGDVGYVSWDGDTGQDPPEGISDSAQRQTDRAILATRRAVYPLHGLDPEDPRD; from the coding sequence GTGACGCGGACGACGAGCGACGAAGCGGCGGCAGTCATCTGGAGCGAGGATTTCCTGTCCTACAAGTGGGCGCACACCCACCCGATGAACCCTGTCCGCCTCGCCCTGACGATGACGTTGGCGCAGAGCCTCGGAGTGCTCGACGGTGTCGACAGCCGCGCCCCGCTCGACATCGACGACTCGGCACTGACCGTGGTGCACTCGACCGACTACGTCGATGCGGTGCGGGCGGTCGGGTCGGGGACGGCATCTCTCTCGGGGCCGCTGCTCGAGCGGCTCTTCGGGTTGGGGGATTCCGACAATCCGGTGTTCGACGGGATGCACGAGGCCGCCCGGTTGCTCGTCGGCGGCACGCTGGCAGCCGCACAGGCGGTGGCGTCTGGGTCGGTGCGACGGGCGGTGAACATCGGTGGTGGCATGCATCATGCGATGAAGGCGAGGGCGGCCGGCTTCTGCATCTACAACGACTGCGCCATCGCCATCCGGTGGTTGCTCGAGAACGGGTATGACCGGATCGCCTACGTCGACATCGACGCGCACCACGGGGACGGTGTCCAGGTCGAGTTCGCCGCGGACCCGCGGGTACTGACCGTCTCGCTGCACCAGCACCCGGCGACACTGTGGCCCGGAACGGGATGGCCGACCGAGGTGGGTGAGGGTGACGCCCAGGGGTCCGCGGTGAACGTGGCCCTGATGCCGGACGTCACGGATCGATTGTGGCTGCGTGCTTTCCATGCGGTGGTGCCCTCGGTCCTCGAAGAGTTCCGGCCGCAGATCCTGATCAGTCAGTGCGGCGTGGACAGTCATCGCGCCGACCCCCTCACCGATCTGGCGCTGACGGTCGACGGCCAGCGCGCCGCGATGCAGGCGATGCGCGGGTTCGCCGACAAGTACTGCGACGGGCGTTGGATCGCGGTCGGCGGCGGTGGCTACGGCGTCGTGAACGTGGTCCCCCGCAGCTGGGCCCATCTGATCGGGATCGTGCTCGGCCGCGACGTGGACGTCGACACCACGATCGACGAATCGTGGTGTGCCACGGCCGAGCAGATCGCCGAGCAGGTGCACTCCGACTACTCGCAGGCCCCGGTGACGGTGATGGGCGACGGCGGAGATGTCGGCTACGTGTCGTGGGACGGCGACACGGGTCAGGATCCGCCGGAGGGGATCAGCGACTCCGCCCAACGCCAGACCGACCGGGCGATACTCGCCACCCGCCGCGCGGTGTACCCGTTGCACGGTCTCGATCCGGAGGACCCCCGTGACTGA
- a CDS encoding GNAT family N-acetyltransferase → MTESNPTGSAKPDVAAEATGEAADRPQPREPWDYPRHWIADVLASDGGVVHLRPIIPDDADRVVRFHAGLSERTRYMRYFGPTPTLPPREVARMTTVDYQKRVALVAVLGGDIIAIGLYEGLEFDGKPESAEVAFVVADDHQGRGLGPILLEHLAGAAAESGFVRFEAEVLSENPNMVAVFRDAGYQLSRSFDGSTVHVEFLIDPTEALLSVRNARERASEARSVANLLRPSSVAVIGASTDPKKVGNALLANIIAGGFTGPVFPVNGPGPADDESSAETGAQAAPHGPGPGRSTPAQRRSHERPPSVRGIRAYPTVRDIPDPVDLAVVAVPAATVDDVLDDCLVKGVRTLVVVSSGFGESGEAGLESEHRLLEQVREHGMRLVGPNALGVANNEPSVALNATLAPRIPAAGRVGFFCQSGALGIAILDTAARRQIGLSTFVSAGNRADVSGNDLLQYWDSDTATDVILLYLESFGNPRKFSRIARRVSRSKPIVAVKSGKGAMTAARAARSSAASLDDQIAQMVLEQAGVIQVDTISELFDCATIFAYQPLPRGPRTRIIGNSSVLGSLAAETARGGGLEVTETIDLGAGASEDAFEAAVTDAMADPSVDAVIVVFVPPVAVDADWHARALMAAANTQISRAADGEGGPDANHPKPIVTTFLAVEGIPPGLMKPGVNGLPDVGSIPSYGSPERAANALARSWQYARWRERPESEIHRPDNTDPGAARGYVREAMEDLVTDGGDTDSGLTLGHVESATVLGWYGISIVPFREVTTMHEASAAGRELGFPVAVKATSQTWRGRLDREGARLDLPDATAVVTAFAELSELTGDQVLHIQKMAPKGIGTMIRVRDDRSFGSLISFGLSGRTFDLLGDHGYRAIPLSALDASELIDEPRSSALLRGYAGEPPVDRTALADLLLRISTLVEDIPEVREVVLDPILASPDGAAVLTALIRVGPVPTRADTGPRRLG, encoded by the coding sequence GTGACGGAATCGAATCCGACGGGCTCCGCGAAACCGGACGTCGCGGCGGAGGCGACCGGGGAGGCGGCCGACCGGCCCCAGCCACGCGAGCCGTGGGACTACCCGCGCCATTGGATCGCCGATGTGCTGGCCTCCGATGGCGGCGTCGTCCACCTGCGACCGATCATCCCCGACGACGCCGATCGCGTGGTCCGGTTCCATGCCGGGCTGTCGGAGCGGACCCGATACATGCGGTACTTCGGGCCGACACCGACGTTGCCGCCGCGCGAGGTGGCGCGTATGACGACGGTCGACTATCAGAAACGTGTCGCGCTGGTCGCGGTCCTCGGGGGCGACATCATCGCGATCGGCCTCTACGAAGGACTCGAGTTCGACGGCAAACCCGAGTCGGCCGAGGTGGCATTCGTGGTCGCCGACGATCACCAGGGTCGTGGGCTCGGCCCCATCCTCCTCGAACATCTGGCCGGGGCGGCGGCGGAGAGTGGCTTCGTCCGTTTCGAGGCGGAGGTACTGAGCGAGAACCCGAACATGGTGGCCGTGTTCCGCGATGCCGGCTACCAGCTGTCGCGAAGCTTCGACGGCAGCACCGTGCACGTCGAGTTCCTGATCGACCCGACCGAAGCATTGCTGTCGGTGCGCAACGCGCGCGAACGCGCCTCCGAGGCGCGCAGTGTCGCCAATCTGCTCCGGCCGTCGTCGGTCGCCGTCATCGGCGCCTCGACCGACCCGAAGAAGGTCGGTAATGCCTTGCTCGCCAACATCATCGCCGGAGGTTTCACCGGCCCGGTGTTCCCGGTCAACGGGCCCGGCCCGGCCGACGACGAGAGCTCAGCGGAGACCGGTGCGCAGGCGGCGCCGCACGGACCGGGCCCGGGTCGGTCCACACCGGCGCAGCGGCGTAGTCACGAGCGTCCGCCGTCGGTGCGCGGCATCCGGGCGTACCCGACCGTGCGTGACATCCCGGATCCGGTGGATCTGGCCGTGGTCGCGGTACCCGCGGCCACCGTCGACGACGTCCTCGACGACTGCCTCGTGAAGGGGGTTCGGACGCTGGTGGTGGTCTCGTCGGGGTTCGGCGAGAGTGGTGAGGCGGGCCTGGAGAGTGAGCACCGACTCCTCGAGCAGGTCCGGGAACACGGCATGAGGCTGGTGGGCCCCAACGCACTCGGTGTGGCCAACAACGAACCGTCGGTGGCGCTCAACGCGACGCTGGCACCGCGCATCCCGGCCGCCGGGCGCGTCGGCTTCTTCTGCCAGTCCGGCGCGTTGGGGATCGCGATCCTGGACACCGCAGCACGCCGCCAGATCGGCCTGTCGACCTTCGTGTCGGCGGGTAACCGCGCGGACGTCTCGGGCAATGACCTGCTCCAGTACTGGGACAGCGACACCGCCACCGACGTGATCCTGCTGTACCTCGAGAGCTTCGGAAATCCGCGCAAGTTCTCGCGGATCGCCCGGCGGGTCTCGCGTTCGAAGCCGATCGTGGCGGTCAAGTCGGGCAAGGGCGCGATGACGGCTGCGCGCGCGGCCCGGTCGTCGGCGGCCAGCCTCGACGACCAGATCGCCCAGATGGTGCTGGAGCAGGCGGGGGTCATCCAGGTCGACACCATCTCCGAACTCTTCGACTGCGCAACGATCTTCGCGTACCAGCCGCTGCCGCGCGGTCCGCGTACCCGCATCATCGGCAACTCGTCGGTGCTGGGCAGCCTGGCCGCGGAGACCGCCCGCGGTGGTGGGCTGGAGGTGACCGAGACGATCGACCTCGGCGCGGGTGCGAGCGAGGACGCGTTCGAGGCCGCGGTGACCGACGCGATGGCCGATCCGTCGGTGGATGCGGTGATCGTCGTGTTCGTCCCACCGGTGGCGGTGGACGCCGACTGGCATGCGCGCGCGCTGATGGCGGCCGCCAACACTCAGATCTCACGTGCCGCAGACGGCGAAGGCGGGCCGGACGCGAACCACCCGAAACCGATCGTGACGACCTTCCTCGCGGTCGAGGGCATTCCGCCCGGCCTGATGAAGCCCGGCGTCAACGGCCTGCCCGACGTCGGGTCGATCCCGTCCTACGGGAGCCCCGAGCGTGCGGCCAATGCGTTGGCCCGCTCGTGGCAGTACGCGCGGTGGCGGGAGCGGCCCGAATCGGAGATCCATCGGCCCGACAACACCGATCCGGGGGCAGCGCGCGGGTACGTCCGGGAGGCGATGGAGGATCTCGTCACCGACGGCGGCGACACCGATTCCGGCCTGACTCTCGGCCATGTCGAGTCGGCGACCGTGCTCGGCTGGTACGGCATCTCGATCGTGCCGTTCCGCGAGGTCACCACCATGCATGAGGCGTCCGCCGCGGGACGCGAACTCGGATTCCCGGTCGCGGTGAAGGCGACCTCCCAGACGTGGCGCGGTCGTCTCGACCGCGAGGGCGCCCGTCTCGACCTCCCCGATGCGACCGCGGTGGTCACCGCCTTCGCCGAGCTCAGCGAGCTGACCGGTGATCAAGTGCTGCACATCCAGAAGATGGCGCCGAAGGGGATCGGGACGATGATCCGGGTGCGCGACGACCGTTCGTTCGGATCGCTGATCTCGTTCGGGCTGTCGGGGCGGACGTTCGATCTGCTGGGAGACCACGGATACCGGGCCATCCCGCTGTCGGCGCTCGATGCATCGGAACTGATCGACGAACCGCGGTCGTCGGCACTGCTGCGGGGATATGCCGGCGAACCGCCGGTGGACCGCACGGCGCTCGCCGATCTCCTCCTGCGGATCTCGACGCTCGTCGAGGACATCCCCGAGGTCCGTGAGGTGGTCCTCGACCCCATCCTGGCCTCTCCGGACGGCGCCGCGGTGCTCACGGCCCTGATACGTGTCGGTCCGGTGCCCACACGAGCGGACACCGGACCGAGACGATTGGGTTAG
- a CDS encoding sigma-70 family RNA polymerase sigma factor, with amino-acid sequence MSRSTVSRPTTTTGFADDLDSTRTRPAMTEQDLDAQSPAADLVRVYLNGIGRTALLNAEQEVELAKMIEAGLYAKNLLATKKRLSATRKRDLAVIVREGEAARAHLLEANLRLVVSLAKRYTGRGMPLLDLIQEGNLGLIRAMEKFDYAKGFKFSTYATWWIRQAITRGMADQSRTIRLPVHLVEQVNKLARIKRELHQQLGREATDDELASESGIPAEKIADLLDHSRDPVSLDMPVGSDEEAPLGDFIEDAEATSAENAVIAGLLHSDIRSVLSTLDEREQQVIRMRYGLDDGQPRTLDQIGRMFGLSRERVRQIEREVMGKLRQGERAERLRAYAS; translated from the coding sequence ATGTCACGCTCGACAGTTTCACGCCCGACCACGACTACAGGATTCGCCGACGATCTCGATTCCACCCGGACCCGCCCCGCGATGACGGAGCAGGATCTGGATGCACAGTCCCCGGCCGCCGACCTCGTTCGCGTCTATCTCAACGGCATCGGCCGTACGGCTCTGCTCAACGCCGAGCAGGAGGTCGAACTCGCCAAGATGATCGAGGCGGGCCTCTACGCCAAGAACCTCCTGGCCACCAAGAAGCGGTTGTCGGCCACCCGTAAGCGTGACCTCGCCGTCATCGTCCGCGAGGGCGAGGCGGCACGGGCGCACCTGCTCGAGGCCAATCTCCGGCTGGTCGTCTCGCTGGCCAAGCGGTACACCGGTCGCGGTATGCCGTTGCTCGACCTGATCCAGGAAGGCAACCTGGGTCTGATCCGCGCGATGGAGAAGTTCGACTACGCGAAGGGCTTCAAGTTCTCGACCTACGCGACGTGGTGGATCCGTCAGGCCATCACCCGCGGCATGGCCGATCAGAGTCGCACCATCCGCCTGCCCGTCCACCTCGTCGAGCAGGTCAACAAGCTGGCGCGGATCAAGCGTGAACTGCATCAGCAGCTCGGCCGTGAGGCCACCGACGACGAGCTCGCCAGCGAGTCCGGCATCCCGGCGGAGAAGATCGCCGATCTTCTCGACCACAGCCGTGATCCGGTCAGCCTGGACATGCCGGTCGGCAGCGACGAGGAGGCGCCGTTGGGCGACTTCATCGAGGACGCCGAGGCGACCTCCGCCGAGAACGCCGTGATTGCCGGTCTGCTGCACTCCGACATCCGCTCGGTGCTGTCGACGCTCGACGAGCGTGAGCAGCAGGTCATCCGGATGCGCTATGGCCTCGACGACGGTCAGCCGCGCACCCTCGACCAGATCGGCCGGATGTTCGGGCTGTCGCGCGAACGCGTGCGGCAGATCGAGCGCGAGGTCATGGGCAAGCTCCGTCAGGGCGAGCGCGCCGAGCGCCTGCGCGCCTATGCCAGCTGA
- a CDS encoding DUF3099 domain-containing protein produces MAGDGSGARGGTGTDGARVPHRDDRDAFLITDAQQSLEDQQRARVRKYLTLMAFRVPALVIAGIVYSSTHNGLLALAIVAISIPIPWVAVLIANDRPPRKRGEAPQYKYGADHSVVGPMSLGGPAAGPESRVVDSTTDTGREQAEGDSERGSR; encoded by the coding sequence ATGGCTGGCGACGGATCTGGGGCACGAGGGGGCACCGGTACAGATGGTGCCCGAGTACCCCATCGCGACGACCGCGACGCCTTCCTGATCACCGATGCCCAGCAATCCCTCGAAGATCAGCAACGCGCCCGGGTGCGCAAGTACCTGACCTTGATGGCCTTTCGCGTTCCCGCCCTGGTGATCGCCGGGATCGTCTACAGCTCGACGCACAACGGGCTGCTCGCACTCGCCATCGTCGCGATCTCGATACCCATCCCGTGGGTCGCGGTCCTGATCGCCAACGACCGCCCGCCGCGTAAGCGTGGCGAGGCACCGCAATACAAGTACGGCGCCGATCATTCCGTCGTCGGACCGATGTCGCTGGGCGGCCCGGCCGCAGGCCCCGAATCCCGCGTCGTCGACTCGACCACTGACACTGGGCGCGAACAGGCCGAGGGCGATTCGGAACGCGGTTCCCGCTGA
- a CDS encoding DUF3039 domain-containing protein has translation MGTQTIERPDLDERTDVDERPDADATDRGDDDRPKFFHYVKKNKIAESAVMGNHVVALCGETFPVTRSAKPGSPVCPKCKKIYERMKKS, from the coding sequence ATGGGAACGCAGACGATTGAGCGGCCGGACCTCGACGAACGGACCGACGTCGACGAACGGCCGGATGCCGACGCCACCGACAGGGGCGACGACGATCGGCCAAAATTCTTTCACTATGTGAAGAAGAACAAGATCGCCGAGAGCGCCGTGATGGGGAATCATGTGGTCGCGCTGTGCGGCGAGACCTTCCCGGTCACACGCTCGGCCAAGCCCGGGTCACCGGTGTGCCCGAAGTGCAAGAAGATCTACGAGCGGATGAAGAAGAGCTGA